A section of the Saccopteryx leptura isolate mSacLep1 chromosome 6, mSacLep1_pri_phased_curated, whole genome shotgun sequence genome encodes:
- the C6H7orf50 gene encoding uncharacterized protein C7orf50 homolog isoform X3: MATASHPPAKRSGAQLALDYLCGWAQKHENWRFQKTRQTWLLLHMYDSDQVPDEHFSTLLAYLEGMRGQARELTVQKAEALMQELDKAGAGHLDRPLREKTQRIRQVLQLLS, from the exons ATGGCCACGGCCTCACACCCGCCGGCCAAGCGCTCGGGCGCCCAGCTGGCCCTGGACTACCTCTGTGG CTGGGCCCAAAAGCACGAGAACTGGAGATTTCAGAAGACACGGCAGACCTGGCTCCTGCTGCACATGTATGACAGCGACCAG GTTCCTGACGAGCACTTCTCCACCCTGCTGGCCTACCTGGAGGGGATGAGAGGCCAGGCCCGCGAGCTGACCGTGCAGAAGGCCGAAGCCCTGATGCAGGAGCTGGACAAGGCGGGTGCCGGCCACCTGGACCGCCCCCTGCGGGAGAAGACCCAGCGCATCCGGCAGGTGCTGCAGCTGCTCTCCTAG
- the CYP2W1 gene encoding cytochrome P450 2W1 isoform X5, with product MAPLLLLGLLGLLGLWVLLRARTPAPGWPPGPRPLPLIGNLHLLRVSQQERSLMELSEQYGPVFTVHMGLQKTVVLTGYEAVREALVGTGQRLADRPPIAIFQLIQGGRAWGQAGSPWPTKPCRSSGAWWTSWSSTELFNIYPRLGALLQLHQPVLRKIEEVRAILRTLLEARRPPAPGPGPVHSYVDALLQQGQGGDPDGLFGEDNVVACVLDMVMAGTETTSATLQWAALLMGRHPHVQGRVQEELDRVLGPGRPPRPEDQRSLPYTNAVLHEVQRFITLLPHVPRCTAADTRLGGYLLPKGTPVVPLLSSVLLDKTQWETPHQFNPGHFLDAQGHFVKREAFLPFSAGRRVCVGESLARTELFLLFAGLLYRFRLLPPPGLSPGGLDTRPAPAFTMRPPAQVLCAVPRPRTLACSLKTDGPSPGP from the exons ATGGCCCCACTGCTgctcctggggctcctggggctgCTGGGACTCTGGGTGCTGCTCCGCGCCCGCACCCCAGCCCCAGGCTGGCCCCCTGGGCCGCGCCCGCTGCCCCTCATCGGGAACCTGCATTTGCTGCGGGTGTCCCAGCAGGAGCGCTCGCTGATGGAG CTCTCAGAACAGTACGGGCCAGTGTTCACTGTCCACATGGGACTCCAGAAGACAGTGGTGCTGACCGGCTATGAGGCAGTGAGGGAGGCCCTGGTGGGCACAGGGCAGCGGCTGGCTGACCGGCCCCCCATCGCCATCTTCCAGCTCATCCAGGGAGGCAGGG cctgggggcaggcagggagcCCATGGCCAACAAAACCCTGCAGGAGCTCAGGTGCCTGGTGGACCAGCTGGAGCAGTACAGAG ctgTTCAACATCTACCCCCGGCTCGGGGCCCTCCTCCAGCTGCACCAGCCTGTCCTGAGGAAGATCGAGGAGGTGCGAGCCATCCTGAGGACCCTACTGGAGGCCCGGCGGCCCCCTGCCCCCGGGCCAGGCCCTGTGCACAGCTACGTGGACGCCCTGCTCCAGCAAGGGCAG GGGGGAGACCCTGATGGCTTGTTTGGCGAGGACAACGTGGTGGCCTGTGTGCTGGACATGGTCATGGCTGGCACGGAGACCACCTCCGCCACCCTGCAGTGGGCCGCCCTCCTGATGGGCAGGCACCCGCACGTCCAGG GCCGGGTGCAGGAGGAGCTGGACCGTGTGCTGGGGCCCGGGCGGCCACCCCGGCCGGAGGACCAGCGGTCACTGCCCTACACCAACGCCGTGCTGCACGAGGTGCAGAGGTTCATCACCCTCCTGCCCCACGTGCCCCGCTGCACAGCGGCCGACACCCGGCTGGGCGGCTATCTGCTCCCCAAG GGCACACCTGTGGTCCCGTTGCTGAGCTCTGTGCTCCTGGACAAGACGCAGTGGGAGACCCCCCACCAGTTCAACCCAGGACACTTCCTGGATGCCCAGGGGCACTTCGTGAAGCGGGAagccttcctgcctttctctgcaG GCCGCCGCGTCTGCGTTGGGGAGAGCCTGGCCAGGACGGAGCTGTTCCTGCTGTTCGCCGGCCTCCTCTACCGGTTCCGTCTGCTGCCCCCGCCTGGCCTCAGCCCTGGTGGGCTGGACACTAGGCCAGCCCCTGCCTTCACCATGCGGCCACCGGCCCAAGTCCTGTGTGCAGTACCCAGGCCCCGGACCCTGGCTTGCAGCCTGAAGACAGATGGTCCCTCACCAGGCCCCTAG
- the CYP2W1 gene encoding cytochrome P450 2W1 isoform X3, producing MAPLLLLGLLGLLGLWVLLRARTPAPGWPPGPRPLPLIGNLHLLRVSQQERSLMELSEQYGPVFTVHMGLQKTVVLTGYEAVREALVGTGQRLADRPPIAIFQLIQGGRAWGQAGSPWPTKPCRSSGAWWTSWSSTERFDYRDPVFVSLLGLIDEVMVLLGTPGLQLFNIYPRLGALLQLHQPVLRKIEEVRAILRTLLEARRPPAPGPGPVHSYVDALLQQGQGGDPDGLFGEDNVVACVLDMVMAGTETTSATLQWAALLMGRHPHVQGRVQEELDRVLGPGRPPRPEDQRSLPYTNAVLHEVQRFITLLPHVPRCTAADTRLGGYLLPKGTPVVPLLSSVLLDKTQWETPHQFNPGHFLDAQGHFVKREAFLPFSAGRRVCVGESLARTELFLLFAGLLYRFRLLPPPGLSPGGLDTRPAPAFTMRPPAQVLCAVPRPRTLACSLKTDGPSPGP from the exons ATGGCCCCACTGCTgctcctggggctcctggggctgCTGGGACTCTGGGTGCTGCTCCGCGCCCGCACCCCAGCCCCAGGCTGGCCCCCTGGGCCGCGCCCGCTGCCCCTCATCGGGAACCTGCATTTGCTGCGGGTGTCCCAGCAGGAGCGCTCGCTGATGGAG CTCTCAGAACAGTACGGGCCAGTGTTCACTGTCCACATGGGACTCCAGAAGACAGTGGTGCTGACCGGCTATGAGGCAGTGAGGGAGGCCCTGGTGGGCACAGGGCAGCGGCTGGCTGACCGGCCCCCCATCGCCATCTTCCAGCTCATCCAGGGAGGCAGGG cctgggggcaggcagggagcCCATGGCCAACAAAACCCTGCAGGAGCTCAGGTGCCTGGTGGACCAGCTGGAGCAGTACAGAG CGGTTTGACTACCGGGACCCTGTGTTTGTGTCCCTGCTGGGCCTCATTGATGAGGTCATGGTCCTCCTGGGGACTCCCGGCTTGCAG ctgTTCAACATCTACCCCCGGCTCGGGGCCCTCCTCCAGCTGCACCAGCCTGTCCTGAGGAAGATCGAGGAGGTGCGAGCCATCCTGAGGACCCTACTGGAGGCCCGGCGGCCCCCTGCCCCCGGGCCAGGCCCTGTGCACAGCTACGTGGACGCCCTGCTCCAGCAAGGGCAG GGGGGAGACCCTGATGGCTTGTTTGGCGAGGACAACGTGGTGGCCTGTGTGCTGGACATGGTCATGGCTGGCACGGAGACCACCTCCGCCACCCTGCAGTGGGCCGCCCTCCTGATGGGCAGGCACCCGCACGTCCAGG GCCGGGTGCAGGAGGAGCTGGACCGTGTGCTGGGGCCCGGGCGGCCACCCCGGCCGGAGGACCAGCGGTCACTGCCCTACACCAACGCCGTGCTGCACGAGGTGCAGAGGTTCATCACCCTCCTGCCCCACGTGCCCCGCTGCACAGCGGCCGACACCCGGCTGGGCGGCTATCTGCTCCCCAAG GGCACACCTGTGGTCCCGTTGCTGAGCTCTGTGCTCCTGGACAAGACGCAGTGGGAGACCCCCCACCAGTTCAACCCAGGACACTTCCTGGATGCCCAGGGGCACTTCGTGAAGCGGGAagccttcctgcctttctctgcaG GCCGCCGCGTCTGCGTTGGGGAGAGCCTGGCCAGGACGGAGCTGTTCCTGCTGTTCGCCGGCCTCCTCTACCGGTTCCGTCTGCTGCCCCCGCCTGGCCTCAGCCCTGGTGGGCTGGACACTAGGCCAGCCCCTGCCTTCACCATGCGGCCACCGGCCCAAGTCCTGTGTGCAGTACCCAGGCCCCGGACCCTGGCTTGCAGCCTGAAGACAGATGGTCCCTCACCAGGCCCCTAG
- the CYP2W1 gene encoding cytochrome P450 2W1 isoform X1: MAPLLLLGLLGLLGLWVLLRARTPAPGWPPGPRPLPLIGNLHLLRVSQQERSLMELSEQYGPVFTVHMGLQKTVVLTGYEAVREALVGTGQRLADRPPIAIFQLIQGGRGIFFSSGAGWKRARQFTVRTLHSLGAGREPMANKTLQELRCLVDQLEQYRGQPFPLALLGWAPSNVTFTLLFGQRFDYRDPVFVSLLGLIDEVMVLLGTPGLQLFNIYPRLGALLQLHQPVLRKIEEVRAILRTLLEARRPPAPGPGPVHSYVDALLQQGQGGDPDGLFGEDNVVACVLDMVMAGTETTSATLQWAALLMGRHPHVQGRVQEELDRVLGPGRPPRPEDQRSLPYTNAVLHEVQRFITLLPHVPRCTAADTRLGGYLLPKGTPVVPLLSSVLLDKTQWETPHQFNPGHFLDAQGHFVKREAFLPFSAGRRVCVGESLARTELFLLFAGLLYRFRLLPPPGLSPGGLDTRPAPAFTMRPPAQVLCAVPRPRTLACSLKTDGPSPGP, from the exons ATGGCCCCACTGCTgctcctggggctcctggggctgCTGGGACTCTGGGTGCTGCTCCGCGCCCGCACCCCAGCCCCAGGCTGGCCCCCTGGGCCGCGCCCGCTGCCCCTCATCGGGAACCTGCATTTGCTGCGGGTGTCCCAGCAGGAGCGCTCGCTGATGGAG CTCTCAGAACAGTACGGGCCAGTGTTCACTGTCCACATGGGACTCCAGAAGACAGTGGTGCTGACCGGCTATGAGGCAGTGAGGGAGGCCCTGGTGGGCACAGGGCAGCGGCTGGCTGACCGGCCCCCCATCGCCATCTTCCAGCTCATCCAGGGAGGCAGGG GCATCTTCTTCTCCTCGGGGGCAGGCTGGAAGAGGGCCCGCCAGTTCACCGTGCGCACCCTCCACAGcctgggggcaggcagggagcCCATGGCCAACAAAACCCTGCAGGAGCTCAGGTGCCTGGTGGACCAGCTGGAGCAGTACAGAG GCCAGCCCTTCCCCCTGGCCCTGCTCGGCTGGGCTCCCTCCAACGTCACGTTCACGCTCCTCTTCGGCCAGCGGTTTGACTACCGGGACCCTGTGTTTGTGTCCCTGCTGGGCCTCATTGATGAGGTCATGGTCCTCCTGGGGACTCCCGGCTTGCAG ctgTTCAACATCTACCCCCGGCTCGGGGCCCTCCTCCAGCTGCACCAGCCTGTCCTGAGGAAGATCGAGGAGGTGCGAGCCATCCTGAGGACCCTACTGGAGGCCCGGCGGCCCCCTGCCCCCGGGCCAGGCCCTGTGCACAGCTACGTGGACGCCCTGCTCCAGCAAGGGCAG GGGGGAGACCCTGATGGCTTGTTTGGCGAGGACAACGTGGTGGCCTGTGTGCTGGACATGGTCATGGCTGGCACGGAGACCACCTCCGCCACCCTGCAGTGGGCCGCCCTCCTGATGGGCAGGCACCCGCACGTCCAGG GCCGGGTGCAGGAGGAGCTGGACCGTGTGCTGGGGCCCGGGCGGCCACCCCGGCCGGAGGACCAGCGGTCACTGCCCTACACCAACGCCGTGCTGCACGAGGTGCAGAGGTTCATCACCCTCCTGCCCCACGTGCCCCGCTGCACAGCGGCCGACACCCGGCTGGGCGGCTATCTGCTCCCCAAG GGCACACCTGTGGTCCCGTTGCTGAGCTCTGTGCTCCTGGACAAGACGCAGTGGGAGACCCCCCACCAGTTCAACCCAGGACACTTCCTGGATGCCCAGGGGCACTTCGTGAAGCGGGAagccttcctgcctttctctgcaG GCCGCCGCGTCTGCGTTGGGGAGAGCCTGGCCAGGACGGAGCTGTTCCTGCTGTTCGCCGGCCTCCTCTACCGGTTCCGTCTGCTGCCCCCGCCTGGCCTCAGCCCTGGTGGGCTGGACACTAGGCCAGCCCCTGCCTTCACCATGCGGCCACCGGCCCAAGTCCTGTGTGCAGTACCCAGGCCCCGGACCCTGGCTTGCAGCCTGAAGACAGATGGTCCCTCACCAGGCCCCTAG
- the CYP2W1 gene encoding cytochrome P450 2W1 isoform X4, translated as MGLQKTVVLTGYEAVREALVGTGQRLADRPPIAIFQLIQGGRGIFFSSGAGWKRARQFTVRTLHSLGAGREPMANKTLQELRCLVDQLEQYRGQPFPLALLGWAPSNVTFTLLFGQRFDYRDPVFVSLLGLIDEVMVLLGTPGLQLFNIYPRLGALLQLHQPVLRKIEEVRAILRTLLEARRPPAPGPGPVHSYVDALLQQGQGGDPDGLFGEDNVVACVLDMVMAGTETTSATLQWAALLMGRHPHVQGRVQEELDRVLGPGRPPRPEDQRSLPYTNAVLHEVQRFITLLPHVPRCTAADTRLGGYLLPKGTPVVPLLSSVLLDKTQWETPHQFNPGHFLDAQGHFVKREAFLPFSAGRRVCVGESLARTELFLLFAGLLYRFRLLPPPGLSPGGLDTRPAPAFTMRPPAQVLCAVPRPRTLACSLKTDGPSPGP; from the exons ATGGGACTCCAGAAGACAGTGGTGCTGACCGGCTATGAGGCAGTGAGGGAGGCCCTGGTGGGCACAGGGCAGCGGCTGGCTGACCGGCCCCCCATCGCCATCTTCCAGCTCATCCAGGGAGGCAGGG GCATCTTCTTCTCCTCGGGGGCAGGCTGGAAGAGGGCCCGCCAGTTCACCGTGCGCACCCTCCACAGcctgggggcaggcagggagcCCATGGCCAACAAAACCCTGCAGGAGCTCAGGTGCCTGGTGGACCAGCTGGAGCAGTACAGAG GCCAGCCCTTCCCCCTGGCCCTGCTCGGCTGGGCTCCCTCCAACGTCACGTTCACGCTCCTCTTCGGCCAGCGGTTTGACTACCGGGACCCTGTGTTTGTGTCCCTGCTGGGCCTCATTGATGAGGTCATGGTCCTCCTGGGGACTCCCGGCTTGCAG ctgTTCAACATCTACCCCCGGCTCGGGGCCCTCCTCCAGCTGCACCAGCCTGTCCTGAGGAAGATCGAGGAGGTGCGAGCCATCCTGAGGACCCTACTGGAGGCCCGGCGGCCCCCTGCCCCCGGGCCAGGCCCTGTGCACAGCTACGTGGACGCCCTGCTCCAGCAAGGGCAG GGGGGAGACCCTGATGGCTTGTTTGGCGAGGACAACGTGGTGGCCTGTGTGCTGGACATGGTCATGGCTGGCACGGAGACCACCTCCGCCACCCTGCAGTGGGCCGCCCTCCTGATGGGCAGGCACCCGCACGTCCAGG GCCGGGTGCAGGAGGAGCTGGACCGTGTGCTGGGGCCCGGGCGGCCACCCCGGCCGGAGGACCAGCGGTCACTGCCCTACACCAACGCCGTGCTGCACGAGGTGCAGAGGTTCATCACCCTCCTGCCCCACGTGCCCCGCTGCACAGCGGCCGACACCCGGCTGGGCGGCTATCTGCTCCCCAAG GGCACACCTGTGGTCCCGTTGCTGAGCTCTGTGCTCCTGGACAAGACGCAGTGGGAGACCCCCCACCAGTTCAACCCAGGACACTTCCTGGATGCCCAGGGGCACTTCGTGAAGCGGGAagccttcctgcctttctctgcaG GCCGCCGCGTCTGCGTTGGGGAGAGCCTGGCCAGGACGGAGCTGTTCCTGCTGTTCGCCGGCCTCCTCTACCGGTTCCGTCTGCTGCCCCCGCCTGGCCTCAGCCCTGGTGGGCTGGACACTAGGCCAGCCCCTGCCTTCACCATGCGGCCACCGGCCCAAGTCCTGTGTGCAGTACCCAGGCCCCGGACCCTGGCTTGCAGCCTGAAGACAGATGGTCCCTCACCAGGCCCCTAG
- the CYP2W1 gene encoding cytochrome P450 2W1 isoform X2 — protein MAPLLLLGLLGLLGLWVLLRARTPAPGWPPGPRPLPLIGNLHLLRVSQQERSLMELSEQYGPVFTVHMGLQKTVVLTGYEAVREALVGTGQRLADRPPIAIFQLIQGGRGWKRARQFTVRTLHSLGAGREPMANKTLQELRCLVDQLEQYRGQPFPLALLGWAPSNVTFTLLFGQRFDYRDPVFVSLLGLIDEVMVLLGTPGLQLFNIYPRLGALLQLHQPVLRKIEEVRAILRTLLEARRPPAPGPGPVHSYVDALLQQGQGGDPDGLFGEDNVVACVLDMVMAGTETTSATLQWAALLMGRHPHVQGRVQEELDRVLGPGRPPRPEDQRSLPYTNAVLHEVQRFITLLPHVPRCTAADTRLGGYLLPKGTPVVPLLSSVLLDKTQWETPHQFNPGHFLDAQGHFVKREAFLPFSAGRRVCVGESLARTELFLLFAGLLYRFRLLPPPGLSPGGLDTRPAPAFTMRPPAQVLCAVPRPRTLACSLKTDGPSPGP, from the exons ATGGCCCCACTGCTgctcctggggctcctggggctgCTGGGACTCTGGGTGCTGCTCCGCGCCCGCACCCCAGCCCCAGGCTGGCCCCCTGGGCCGCGCCCGCTGCCCCTCATCGGGAACCTGCATTTGCTGCGGGTGTCCCAGCAGGAGCGCTCGCTGATGGAG CTCTCAGAACAGTACGGGCCAGTGTTCACTGTCCACATGGGACTCCAGAAGACAGTGGTGCTGACCGGCTATGAGGCAGTGAGGGAGGCCCTGGTGGGCACAGGGCAGCGGCTGGCTGACCGGCCCCCCATCGCCATCTTCCAGCTCATCCAGGGAGGCAGGG GCTGGAAGAGGGCCCGCCAGTTCACCGTGCGCACCCTCCACAGcctgggggcaggcagggagcCCATGGCCAACAAAACCCTGCAGGAGCTCAGGTGCCTGGTGGACCAGCTGGAGCAGTACAGAG GCCAGCCCTTCCCCCTGGCCCTGCTCGGCTGGGCTCCCTCCAACGTCACGTTCACGCTCCTCTTCGGCCAGCGGTTTGACTACCGGGACCCTGTGTTTGTGTCCCTGCTGGGCCTCATTGATGAGGTCATGGTCCTCCTGGGGACTCCCGGCTTGCAG ctgTTCAACATCTACCCCCGGCTCGGGGCCCTCCTCCAGCTGCACCAGCCTGTCCTGAGGAAGATCGAGGAGGTGCGAGCCATCCTGAGGACCCTACTGGAGGCCCGGCGGCCCCCTGCCCCCGGGCCAGGCCCTGTGCACAGCTACGTGGACGCCCTGCTCCAGCAAGGGCAG GGGGGAGACCCTGATGGCTTGTTTGGCGAGGACAACGTGGTGGCCTGTGTGCTGGACATGGTCATGGCTGGCACGGAGACCACCTCCGCCACCCTGCAGTGGGCCGCCCTCCTGATGGGCAGGCACCCGCACGTCCAGG GCCGGGTGCAGGAGGAGCTGGACCGTGTGCTGGGGCCCGGGCGGCCACCCCGGCCGGAGGACCAGCGGTCACTGCCCTACACCAACGCCGTGCTGCACGAGGTGCAGAGGTTCATCACCCTCCTGCCCCACGTGCCCCGCTGCACAGCGGCCGACACCCGGCTGGGCGGCTATCTGCTCCCCAAG GGCACACCTGTGGTCCCGTTGCTGAGCTCTGTGCTCCTGGACAAGACGCAGTGGGAGACCCCCCACCAGTTCAACCCAGGACACTTCCTGGATGCCCAGGGGCACTTCGTGAAGCGGGAagccttcctgcctttctctgcaG GCCGCCGCGTCTGCGTTGGGGAGAGCCTGGCCAGGACGGAGCTGTTCCTGCTGTTCGCCGGCCTCCTCTACCGGTTCCGTCTGCTGCCCCCGCCTGGCCTCAGCCCTGGTGGGCTGGACACTAGGCCAGCCCCTGCCTTCACCATGCGGCCACCGGCCCAAGTCCTGTGTGCAGTACCCAGGCCCCGGACCCTGGCTTGCAGCCTGAAGACAGATGGTCCCTCACCAGGCCCCTAG
- the COX19 gene encoding cytochrome c oxidase assembly protein COX19, with protein MSTAMNFGTKSFQPRPPDKGSFPLDHFGECKVFKEKFMKCLRDNNFENGLCRNESKEYLECRMERQLMAQEPLEKLGFADLMAGKADRR; from the exons ATGTCGACGGCCATGAACTTCGGGACCAAGAGCTTCCAGCCGCGGCCCCCGGACAAGGGCAGCTTCCCGCTGGACCACTTTG GTGAATGCAAAGTCTTCAAGGAGAAATTCATGAAGTGTCTCCGTGACAATAATTTTGAAAACGGCTTGTGcagaaatgaatcaaaagaatatTTAGAATGCAGAATGGAAAG gCAACTGATGGCACAAGAACCGCTGGAAAAGCTGGGGTTTGCAGATTTGATGGCTGGAAAAGCAGACAGACGCTAA